One stretch of Sander vitreus isolate 19-12246 chromosome 16, sanVit1, whole genome shotgun sequence DNA includes these proteins:
- the sh3bp2 gene encoding SH3 domain-binding protein 2 isoform X3: MSADMSALSMRKKKSFARSSKPTRICSREHRDVITMSSPEMCWPVPMRAIGAQNLLTMPGGVSTSGYLHKKGGSQFSLLKWPLRYIIIHKGCVYYFKSSTSPAPQGAFSLNGYNRVMRAAEETTSSNVFPFKIVHFSKKHRTWFFSAASEDERRKWMRYLRREIGHYNERKDSQISSDSESDADSFYGTIEKPMDIKHTFNNAEDDYVEDDDDDDDEADYLKPDGDCSPTSTGRPLGPPPSYPPPPVPAVSQLRQDSSPGFHKGPPPAVLPLHRIPTSPLPKKPPPSVPPPPSILKEPNKGPPPPLPFAPHLHRSISPTPPPPPPPIAKKTLQSRVASVGGPGNDKRDWRPLPGVLVQTPATLPICDQLESRMVLNGPAHHSLNALGSQSMGSNHHRETRNHHSKPSLPPQLNTGGANLRPVMSDTLSLNKTPPGHPPLPGHPPLSPLLKAGLLNKPPVPKPPPPTLKPPLPAAKSRQPGTPLQRASPDGQSFRSLGDETPTDFRRKRDSSKHSGGNDFDGDYENMQLPDSVFIDTTESSFVEKLFRESPIPPQDGLYAIRNSGTKTSKVLVVWDVSIAKARNYRLFEEEDCVFLDNEVTFPTLAAVIEHYYSHPLPHHGSLCLQKPYTKTLGF; encoded by the exons ATGTCCGCCGACATGTCCGCCCTGTCCATGAGGAAGAAGAAGTCGTTTGCGCGGAGCTCAAAGCCCACCAGGATATGTAGTCGGGAACACAGGGACGTCAT AACCATGTCATCTCCAGAGATGTGCTGGCCAGTGCCGATGCGAGCCATCGGGGCTCAGAACCTCCTCACAATGCCGGGAGGAGTTTCCACTTCAGGATACCTCCACAAGAAGGGAGGCAGCCAGTTCAGCCTATTGAAAT GGCCACTGAGGTACATCATCATCCATAAGGGCTGCGTTTACTACTTTAAGAGCAGTACCTCACCTGCACCACAGGGGGCATTCTCTCTCAACGGGTACAACAG AGTGATGAGAGCAGCAGAGGAGACAACGTCCAGTAATGTATTTCCTTTTAAGATCGTCCACTTCAGCAAGAAACACAGGACGTGGTTTTTCTCTGCAGCCAGTGAGGACGAGAGGAGG aaatGGATGCGATACCTGCGAAGGGAGATAGGTCACTATAACGAAAGAAAAGATTCCCAGATTTCAAG CGACTCAGAGTCAGATGCCGACAGTTTCTATGGCACCATTGAGAAGCCCATGGATATTAAGCACACCTTCAATAACGCAGAAGATG ATTATGTGGAGGATGATGACGACGATGACGATGAGGCAGACTATCTGAAGCCAGACGGTGACTGTTCGCCGACATCGACAG GTCGACCCTTGGGGCCGCCCCCCTCCTACCCCCCTCCCCCAGTGCCGGCAGTATCCCAGCTCCGTCAAGACTCCAGTCCGGGTTTCCACAAAGGCCCGCCTCCTGCCGTCCTGCCTCTACACAGAATCCCGACCAGCCCGCTCCCCAAAAAACCCCCGCCCTctgtccccccccctccctccatacTGAAGGAACCCAACAAAGGCCCACCCCCTCCTCTGCCCTTTGCCCCCCACCTGCACAGGTCCATTTCCCCCACCCCgccgcctcctcctccccccatcGCAAAGAAAACTCTTCAGAGCAGGGTGGCATCAGTGGGGGGGCCTGGGAACGATAAGAGAGACTGGAGGCCTCTGCCGGGCGTATTGGTCCAAACCCCCGCCACTCTGCCCATCTGTGACCAATTAGAGAGCAGGATGGTCCTAAATGGTCCCGCCCACCACTCCCTTAATGCTTTAGGGAGCCAATCAATGGGCAGCAACCACCACAGGGAGACGCGCAACCACCACAGCAAGCCGAGCCTACCTCCTCAGTTAAATACTGGAGGGGCTAACCTCAGACCTGTGATGTCAGACACCCTGTCACTCAACAAGACGCCCCCCGGTCACCCGCCACTGCCTGGCCACCCTCCACTCTCTCCTCTACTTAAAGCTGGACTACTAAATAAGCCACCGGTACCTAAACCTCCTCCGCCAACATTGAAACCCCCGCTGCCTGCAGCCAAGTCCAGGCAGCCAGGCACACCACTTCA AAGAGCATCGCCAGACGGCCAGAGCTTCCGTTCGCTGGGAGACGAGACGCCCACAGACTTCAGGAGGAAACGGGACTCGTCCAAACACAGCGGAGGAAACGACTTCGATGGGGACTATGAGAAC ATGCAGCTGCCAGACTCCGTGTTCATTGATACGACTGAATCCAGCTTCGTAGAAAA GTTGTTCAGAGAGAGCCCCATCCCTCCACAGGATGGACTGTACGCCATCAGGAACTCAGGAACCAAAACatcaaag GTGCTGGTGGTGTGGGATGTCAGTATAGCTAAAGCCAGAAACTACCGACTGTTTGAAGAG gaGGACTGTGTGTTTCTGGACAATGAAGTCACCTTCCCCACCCTGGCAGCTGTGATCGAACACTACTACAGCCATCCGCTTCCTCACCACGGCTCGCTCTGCCTGCAGAAGCCCTACACAAAGACACTGGGCTTCTGA
- the sh3bp2 gene encoding SH3 domain-binding protein 2 isoform X2, with protein sequence MKREWDQRRLKSRQKNPLSLDLMRRNSEPTEDRKRRSLSLLVVSVMDLLPALASTVLASAVSLLRDSAAVQSINRRLNRRTMSSPEMCWPVPMRAIGAQNLLTMPGGVSTSGYLHKKGGSQFSLLKWPLRYIIIHKGCVYYFKSSTSPAPQGAFSLNGYNRVMRAAEETTSSNVFPFKIVHFSKKHRTWFFSAASEDERRKWMRYLRREIGHYNERKDSQISSDSESDADSFYGTIEKPMDIKHTFNNAEDDYVEDDDDDDDEADYLKPDGDCSPTSTGRPLGPPPSYPPPPVPAVSQLRQDSSPGFHKGPPPAVLPLHRIPTSPLPKKPPPSVPPPPSILKEPNKGPPPPLPFAPHLHRSISPTPPPPPPPIAKKTLQSRVASVGGPGNDKRDWRPLPGVLVQTPATLPICDQLESRMVLNGPAHHSLNALGSQSMGSNHHRETRNHHSKPSLPPQLNTGGANLRPVMSDTLSLNKTPPGHPPLPGHPPLSPLLKAGLLNKPPVPKPPPPTLKPPLPAAKSRQPGTPLQASPDGQSFRSLGDETPTDFRRKRDSSKHSGGNDFDGDYENMQLPDSVFIDTTESSFVEKLFRESPIPPQDGLYAIRNSGTKTSKVLVVWDVSIAKARNYRLFEEEDCVFLDNEVTFPTLAAVIEHYYSHPLPHHGSLCLQKPYTKTLGF encoded by the exons atgaaaagGGAGTGGGATCAGAGGAGGCTGAAAAGCAGACAAAAAAACCCTCTCAGTTTGGATCTGATGAGACGCAACAGTGAACCCACTGAggacagaaagagaaggagTTTGAGTCTATTGGTCGTCTCTGTCATGGACCTGCTGCCGGCGTTAGCGTCCACAGTGTTAGCCTCCGCAGTCAGCCTGCTGAGGGACAGCGCTGCTGTTCAGAGCATCAACAGGAGGCTCAACAGGAG AACCATGTCATCTCCAGAGATGTGCTGGCCAGTGCCGATGCGAGCCATCGGGGCTCAGAACCTCCTCACAATGCCGGGAGGAGTTTCCACTTCAGGATACCTCCACAAGAAGGGAGGCAGCCAGTTCAGCCTATTGAAAT GGCCACTGAGGTACATCATCATCCATAAGGGCTGCGTTTACTACTTTAAGAGCAGTACCTCACCTGCACCACAGGGGGCATTCTCTCTCAACGGGTACAACAG AGTGATGAGAGCAGCAGAGGAGACAACGTCCAGTAATGTATTTCCTTTTAAGATCGTCCACTTCAGCAAGAAACACAGGACGTGGTTTTTCTCTGCAGCCAGTGAGGACGAGAGGAGG aaatGGATGCGATACCTGCGAAGGGAGATAGGTCACTATAACGAAAGAAAAGATTCCCAGATTTCAAG CGACTCAGAGTCAGATGCCGACAGTTTCTATGGCACCATTGAGAAGCCCATGGATATTAAGCACACCTTCAATAACGCAGAAGATG ATTATGTGGAGGATGATGACGACGATGACGATGAGGCAGACTATCTGAAGCCAGACGGTGACTGTTCGCCGACATCGACAG GTCGACCCTTGGGGCCGCCCCCCTCCTACCCCCCTCCCCCAGTGCCGGCAGTATCCCAGCTCCGTCAAGACTCCAGTCCGGGTTTCCACAAAGGCCCGCCTCCTGCCGTCCTGCCTCTACACAGAATCCCGACCAGCCCGCTCCCCAAAAAACCCCCGCCCTctgtccccccccctccctccatacTGAAGGAACCCAACAAAGGCCCACCCCCTCCTCTGCCCTTTGCCCCCCACCTGCACAGGTCCATTTCCCCCACCCCgccgcctcctcctccccccatcGCAAAGAAAACTCTTCAGAGCAGGGTGGCATCAGTGGGGGGGCCTGGGAACGATAAGAGAGACTGGAGGCCTCTGCCGGGCGTATTGGTCCAAACCCCCGCCACTCTGCCCATCTGTGACCAATTAGAGAGCAGGATGGTCCTAAATGGTCCCGCCCACCACTCCCTTAATGCTTTAGGGAGCCAATCAATGGGCAGCAACCACCACAGGGAGACGCGCAACCACCACAGCAAGCCGAGCCTACCTCCTCAGTTAAATACTGGAGGGGCTAACCTCAGACCTGTGATGTCAGACACCCTGTCACTCAACAAGACGCCCCCCGGTCACCCGCCACTGCCTGGCCACCCTCCACTCTCTCCTCTACTTAAAGCTGGACTACTAAATAAGCCACCGGTACCTAAACCTCCTCCGCCAACATTGAAACCCCCGCTGCCTGCAGCCAAGTCCAGGCAGCCAGGCACACCACTTCA AGCATCGCCAGACGGCCAGAGCTTCCGTTCGCTGGGAGACGAGACGCCCACAGACTTCAGGAGGAAACGGGACTCGTCCAAACACAGCGGAGGAAACGACTTCGATGGGGACTATGAGAAC ATGCAGCTGCCAGACTCCGTGTTCATTGATACGACTGAATCCAGCTTCGTAGAAAA GTTGTTCAGAGAGAGCCCCATCCCTCCACAGGATGGACTGTACGCCATCAGGAACTCAGGAACCAAAACatcaaag GTGCTGGTGGTGTGGGATGTCAGTATAGCTAAAGCCAGAAACTACCGACTGTTTGAAGAG gaGGACTGTGTGTTTCTGGACAATGAAGTCACCTTCCCCACCCTGGCAGCTGTGATCGAACACTACTACAGCCATCCGCTTCCTCACCACGGCTCGCTCTGCCTGCAGAAGCCCTACACAAAGACACTGGGCTTCTGA
- the sh3bp2 gene encoding SH3 domain-binding protein 2 isoform X1, with protein sequence MKREWDQRRLKSRQKNPLSLDLMRRNSEPTEDRKRRSLSLLVVSVMDLLPALASTVLASAVSLLRDSAAVQSINRRLNRRTMSSPEMCWPVPMRAIGAQNLLTMPGGVSTSGYLHKKGGSQFSLLKWPLRYIIIHKGCVYYFKSSTSPAPQGAFSLNGYNRVMRAAEETTSSNVFPFKIVHFSKKHRTWFFSAASEDERRKWMRYLRREIGHYNERKDSQISSDSESDADSFYGTIEKPMDIKHTFNNAEDDYVEDDDDDDDEADYLKPDGDCSPTSTGRPLGPPPSYPPPPVPAVSQLRQDSSPGFHKGPPPAVLPLHRIPTSPLPKKPPPSVPPPPSILKEPNKGPPPPLPFAPHLHRSISPTPPPPPPPIAKKTLQSRVASVGGPGNDKRDWRPLPGVLVQTPATLPICDQLESRMVLNGPAHHSLNALGSQSMGSNHHRETRNHHSKPSLPPQLNTGGANLRPVMSDTLSLNKTPPGHPPLPGHPPLSPLLKAGLLNKPPVPKPPPPTLKPPLPAAKSRQPGTPLQRASPDGQSFRSLGDETPTDFRRKRDSSKHSGGNDFDGDYENMQLPDSVFIDTTESSFVEKLFRESPIPPQDGLYAIRNSGTKTSKVLVVWDVSIAKARNYRLFEEEDCVFLDNEVTFPTLAAVIEHYYSHPLPHHGSLCLQKPYTKTLGF encoded by the exons atgaaaagGGAGTGGGATCAGAGGAGGCTGAAAAGCAGACAAAAAAACCCTCTCAGTTTGGATCTGATGAGACGCAACAGTGAACCCACTGAggacagaaagagaaggagTTTGAGTCTATTGGTCGTCTCTGTCATGGACCTGCTGCCGGCGTTAGCGTCCACAGTGTTAGCCTCCGCAGTCAGCCTGCTGAGGGACAGCGCTGCTGTTCAGAGCATCAACAGGAGGCTCAACAGGAG AACCATGTCATCTCCAGAGATGTGCTGGCCAGTGCCGATGCGAGCCATCGGGGCTCAGAACCTCCTCACAATGCCGGGAGGAGTTTCCACTTCAGGATACCTCCACAAGAAGGGAGGCAGCCAGTTCAGCCTATTGAAAT GGCCACTGAGGTACATCATCATCCATAAGGGCTGCGTTTACTACTTTAAGAGCAGTACCTCACCTGCACCACAGGGGGCATTCTCTCTCAACGGGTACAACAG AGTGATGAGAGCAGCAGAGGAGACAACGTCCAGTAATGTATTTCCTTTTAAGATCGTCCACTTCAGCAAGAAACACAGGACGTGGTTTTTCTCTGCAGCCAGTGAGGACGAGAGGAGG aaatGGATGCGATACCTGCGAAGGGAGATAGGTCACTATAACGAAAGAAAAGATTCCCAGATTTCAAG CGACTCAGAGTCAGATGCCGACAGTTTCTATGGCACCATTGAGAAGCCCATGGATATTAAGCACACCTTCAATAACGCAGAAGATG ATTATGTGGAGGATGATGACGACGATGACGATGAGGCAGACTATCTGAAGCCAGACGGTGACTGTTCGCCGACATCGACAG GTCGACCCTTGGGGCCGCCCCCCTCCTACCCCCCTCCCCCAGTGCCGGCAGTATCCCAGCTCCGTCAAGACTCCAGTCCGGGTTTCCACAAAGGCCCGCCTCCTGCCGTCCTGCCTCTACACAGAATCCCGACCAGCCCGCTCCCCAAAAAACCCCCGCCCTctgtccccccccctccctccatacTGAAGGAACCCAACAAAGGCCCACCCCCTCCTCTGCCCTTTGCCCCCCACCTGCACAGGTCCATTTCCCCCACCCCgccgcctcctcctccccccatcGCAAAGAAAACTCTTCAGAGCAGGGTGGCATCAGTGGGGGGGCCTGGGAACGATAAGAGAGACTGGAGGCCTCTGCCGGGCGTATTGGTCCAAACCCCCGCCACTCTGCCCATCTGTGACCAATTAGAGAGCAGGATGGTCCTAAATGGTCCCGCCCACCACTCCCTTAATGCTTTAGGGAGCCAATCAATGGGCAGCAACCACCACAGGGAGACGCGCAACCACCACAGCAAGCCGAGCCTACCTCCTCAGTTAAATACTGGAGGGGCTAACCTCAGACCTGTGATGTCAGACACCCTGTCACTCAACAAGACGCCCCCCGGTCACCCGCCACTGCCTGGCCACCCTCCACTCTCTCCTCTACTTAAAGCTGGACTACTAAATAAGCCACCGGTACCTAAACCTCCTCCGCCAACATTGAAACCCCCGCTGCCTGCAGCCAAGTCCAGGCAGCCAGGCACACCACTTCA AAGAGCATCGCCAGACGGCCAGAGCTTCCGTTCGCTGGGAGACGAGACGCCCACAGACTTCAGGAGGAAACGGGACTCGTCCAAACACAGCGGAGGAAACGACTTCGATGGGGACTATGAGAAC ATGCAGCTGCCAGACTCCGTGTTCATTGATACGACTGAATCCAGCTTCGTAGAAAA GTTGTTCAGAGAGAGCCCCATCCCTCCACAGGATGGACTGTACGCCATCAGGAACTCAGGAACCAAAACatcaaag GTGCTGGTGGTGTGGGATGTCAGTATAGCTAAAGCCAGAAACTACCGACTGTTTGAAGAG gaGGACTGTGTGTTTCTGGACAATGAAGTCACCTTCCCCACCCTGGCAGCTGTGATCGAACACTACTACAGCCATCCGCTTCCTCACCACGGCTCGCTCTGCCTGCAGAAGCCCTACACAAAGACACTGGGCTTCTGA
- the sh3bp2 gene encoding SH3 domain-binding protein 2 isoform X4 has product MSSPEMCWPVPMRAIGAQNLLTMPGGVSTSGYLHKKGGSQFSLLKWPLRYIIIHKGCVYYFKSSTSPAPQGAFSLNGYNRVMRAAEETTSSNVFPFKIVHFSKKHRTWFFSAASEDERRKWMRYLRREIGHYNERKDSQISSDSESDADSFYGTIEKPMDIKHTFNNAEDDYVEDDDDDDDEADYLKPDGDCSPTSTGRPLGPPPSYPPPPVPAVSQLRQDSSPGFHKGPPPAVLPLHRIPTSPLPKKPPPSVPPPPSILKEPNKGPPPPLPFAPHLHRSISPTPPPPPPPIAKKTLQSRVASVGGPGNDKRDWRPLPGVLVQTPATLPICDQLESRMVLNGPAHHSLNALGSQSMGSNHHRETRNHHSKPSLPPQLNTGGANLRPVMSDTLSLNKTPPGHPPLPGHPPLSPLLKAGLLNKPPVPKPPPPTLKPPLPAAKSRQPGTPLQRASPDGQSFRSLGDETPTDFRRKRDSSKHSGGNDFDGDYENMQLPDSVFIDTTESSFVEKLFRESPIPPQDGLYAIRNSGTKTSKVLVVWDVSIAKARNYRLFEEEDCVFLDNEVTFPTLAAVIEHYYSHPLPHHGSLCLQKPYTKTLGF; this is encoded by the exons ATGTCATCTCCAGAGATGTGCTGGCCAGTGCCGATGCGAGCCATCGGGGCTCAGAACCTCCTCACAATGCCGGGAGGAGTTTCCACTTCAGGATACCTCCACAAGAAGGGAGGCAGCCAGTTCAGCCTATTGAAAT GGCCACTGAGGTACATCATCATCCATAAGGGCTGCGTTTACTACTTTAAGAGCAGTACCTCACCTGCACCACAGGGGGCATTCTCTCTCAACGGGTACAACAG AGTGATGAGAGCAGCAGAGGAGACAACGTCCAGTAATGTATTTCCTTTTAAGATCGTCCACTTCAGCAAGAAACACAGGACGTGGTTTTTCTCTGCAGCCAGTGAGGACGAGAGGAGG aaatGGATGCGATACCTGCGAAGGGAGATAGGTCACTATAACGAAAGAAAAGATTCCCAGATTTCAAG CGACTCAGAGTCAGATGCCGACAGTTTCTATGGCACCATTGAGAAGCCCATGGATATTAAGCACACCTTCAATAACGCAGAAGATG ATTATGTGGAGGATGATGACGACGATGACGATGAGGCAGACTATCTGAAGCCAGACGGTGACTGTTCGCCGACATCGACAG GTCGACCCTTGGGGCCGCCCCCCTCCTACCCCCCTCCCCCAGTGCCGGCAGTATCCCAGCTCCGTCAAGACTCCAGTCCGGGTTTCCACAAAGGCCCGCCTCCTGCCGTCCTGCCTCTACACAGAATCCCGACCAGCCCGCTCCCCAAAAAACCCCCGCCCTctgtccccccccctccctccatacTGAAGGAACCCAACAAAGGCCCACCCCCTCCTCTGCCCTTTGCCCCCCACCTGCACAGGTCCATTTCCCCCACCCCgccgcctcctcctccccccatcGCAAAGAAAACTCTTCAGAGCAGGGTGGCATCAGTGGGGGGGCCTGGGAACGATAAGAGAGACTGGAGGCCTCTGCCGGGCGTATTGGTCCAAACCCCCGCCACTCTGCCCATCTGTGACCAATTAGAGAGCAGGATGGTCCTAAATGGTCCCGCCCACCACTCCCTTAATGCTTTAGGGAGCCAATCAATGGGCAGCAACCACCACAGGGAGACGCGCAACCACCACAGCAAGCCGAGCCTACCTCCTCAGTTAAATACTGGAGGGGCTAACCTCAGACCTGTGATGTCAGACACCCTGTCACTCAACAAGACGCCCCCCGGTCACCCGCCACTGCCTGGCCACCCTCCACTCTCTCCTCTACTTAAAGCTGGACTACTAAATAAGCCACCGGTACCTAAACCTCCTCCGCCAACATTGAAACCCCCGCTGCCTGCAGCCAAGTCCAGGCAGCCAGGCACACCACTTCA AAGAGCATCGCCAGACGGCCAGAGCTTCCGTTCGCTGGGAGACGAGACGCCCACAGACTTCAGGAGGAAACGGGACTCGTCCAAACACAGCGGAGGAAACGACTTCGATGGGGACTATGAGAAC ATGCAGCTGCCAGACTCCGTGTTCATTGATACGACTGAATCCAGCTTCGTAGAAAA GTTGTTCAGAGAGAGCCCCATCCCTCCACAGGATGGACTGTACGCCATCAGGAACTCAGGAACCAAAACatcaaag GTGCTGGTGGTGTGGGATGTCAGTATAGCTAAAGCCAGAAACTACCGACTGTTTGAAGAG gaGGACTGTGTGTTTCTGGACAATGAAGTCACCTTCCCCACCCTGGCAGCTGTGATCGAACACTACTACAGCCATCCGCTTCCTCACCACGGCTCGCTCTGCCTGCAGAAGCCCTACACAAAGACACTGGGCTTCTGA